One genomic segment of Amycolatopsis sp. Hca4 includes these proteins:
- a CDS encoding DUF3800 domain-containing protein has protein sequence MRPVEIACDESGSEGENLLGGETDVFAHAGVRMSWPEATACVAEIRARIGSPAEEYKANHLLRAKHRAVLEWLLAADGPLAGRGHVHLTDKTFFAVRAAVSLLAGTDTGALARTLHRAGPAAFGAARWQFFLTAFTSVVRLKPRRGVTTSPPEFFALVDELAGVPGEAGEIVARFRGGAERVAAYRARLAGDPGLVPVLDPLVPAVSHTVRHWSAGGTPVALVHDEQLALTAERVLQLKATLGPRLADVRFVDSRTDARVQIADFLAGVARRIASDELNGRGDPGLTTLLRAFVDAESVWPEPIL, from the coding sequence GTGCGCCCGGTCGAGATCGCCTGCGACGAGTCGGGTTCGGAGGGCGAGAACCTGCTCGGCGGCGAGACCGACGTCTTCGCCCACGCCGGCGTCCGGATGTCCTGGCCGGAGGCGACCGCGTGCGTGGCGGAGATCCGCGCCCGCATCGGCTCGCCCGCCGAGGAGTACAAGGCCAACCACCTGCTGCGCGCCAAGCACCGCGCGGTGCTCGAGTGGCTGCTCGCCGCGGACGGCCCGCTCGCCGGCCGCGGGCACGTGCACCTGACCGACAAGACGTTCTTCGCGGTGCGCGCCGCGGTCTCGCTGCTGGCCGGGACGGACACCGGCGCGCTCGCCCGCACCCTCCACCGCGCGGGGCCGGCCGCCTTCGGCGCCGCCCGCTGGCAGTTCTTCCTGACCGCCTTCACCAGCGTGGTGCGGCTGAAGCCCCGCCGCGGCGTGACGACGTCGCCGCCGGAGTTCTTCGCCTTGGTCGACGAGCTGGCCGGCGTGCCGGGCGAAGCGGGCGAAATCGTCGCCCGGTTCCGCGGCGGCGCCGAGCGCGTCGCCGCCTACCGCGCGCGGCTGGCGGGTGATCCGGGGCTGGTGCCGGTCCTCGACCCGCTGGTGCCCGCGGTGAGCCACACGGTCCGCCACTGGAGCGCCGGCGGCACCCCGGTCGCCCTGGTGCACGACGAGCAGCTGGCCCTGACGGCCGAGCGGGTGCTGCAGCTCAAGGCCACCCTCGGCCCCCGGCTGGCGGACGTGCGGTTCGTCGACTCCCGCACCGACGCCCGGGTGCAGATCGCCGACTTCCTGGCCGGGGTGGCCCGCCGCATCGCCTCCGACGAGCTGAACGGCCGCGGCGATCCCGGGCTGACCACGCTGCTGAGGGCGTTCGTGGACGCCGAATCGGTGTGGCCGGAGCCGATTCTCTGA